The sequence TACTTAATTAAAAACTAAAACGGTTTGAGTGAATACCCAAACCGCTATTGCTTTTATACCTTGTTGTGAGTAGTTTTTTTCTTAATCCTTTTTAAATATCCATGCAGCGAAAACGGTAGTAATTTTCGGCATAATTACATAGGTCATAAGCGATACTAGAGTTATTGATACCAGCAACATCCTAATGTAAAGGGGAAGGACTCTCAAGTAGATTCCAGCCAGAGTGCTTAATGTTAAGACCGATGGATAAATAACCATCCATGTAAGAAGAGCCATTTTCCATTTCTTTGGAGGTTTTGAATTAGAAAGCTGAGGCAAGGAAAACCAAAATTCTATGCCTTCCTGATATCGTATTTCACTTTCCTTAGTGATGAATTGTCTGATTTCTTTTGCCCATTCTTTTCTTGTATCTGAATTCGCCCAGATCTTATAATTGACTTCGTTGTCAAAACGAATCATTAATATATATTCATTTTCTAGTTTACTGTCGATCTGTAGGGTTTGTATGCCTTCATATCCTTTGTGTTCTTTTGCCTTTTTGATAACCTGTCTCAGTGCTTGTTCAAAAGGTGTTTTCTTTTCTGGTTTCACAAAGTGTGAAACGATAACCGAAAAAGGGCTTTCCATAACTTCTTGGGATTTAAAAGAGAAAAGACGACAAAATCAAAAGCATGATGTTGTCGTCTTATAGTGAGCCTGTTAAGCTGTTAGTTCAATTTTTTCAGTAGTAACTCAGCTACCAATTCTGAAGACATTGGGTTTTGTCCGGTTACTAATAAACCGTCTTCTACTGCATAAGGATTCCAATCCTCACCTTTTGAATAAACTCCTCCATTTTCTTTGAGGGCATCTTCCACAGAAAAGGGGACGATATTTGTGAAATCAATTGCCGCCTCTTCTGAGTTTGAATAGGCTGTTACTTTTTTGCCTGCAACAAGGGGTTTGCCCTCAGCATCTTTAGTATTCTTAAAAATGGCTGGTCCATGACAAACAGTCGCCACTGGCTTATTGTTGTTATAAAATGCTT comes from Cryomorphaceae bacterium 1068 and encodes:
- a CDS encoding antibiotic biosynthesis monooxygenase codes for the protein MESPFSVIVSHFVKPEKKTPFEQALRQVIKKAKEHKGYEGIQTLQIDSKLENEYILMIRFDNEVNYKIWANSDTRKEWAKEIRQFITKESEIRYQEGIEFWFSLPQLSNSKPPKKWKMALLTWMVIYPSVLTLSTLAGIYLRVLPLYIRMLLVSITLVSLMTYVIMPKITTVFAAWIFKKD